The following proteins are encoded in a genomic region of Ictalurus furcatus strain D&B chromosome 6, Billie_1.0, whole genome shotgun sequence:
- the LOC128608594 gene encoding aryl hydrocarbon receptor, with protein sequence MLDNDRYAGKKRKKPVQKQKPATDATKSNPSKRHRDRLNGELDRLTNMLPFSENVCTRLDKLSVLRLSVGYLKVKSFFNATMKKNSSEFLTVNGLDTSKMDTMGFSEGDLLLQALNGFVLVVTAEGYVFYTSPTIQDYLGFHQSDMIHQSVFEFIHIDDRAMFRRQLHFALNPTLLNVEADGTQNSSDITRNIVTYDPQHIPPENSSFLERSFVCRFRCLLDNSSGFLKLNFQGRLKFLLGQNRKAEDGSLVQPQLSLFAIATPVQPSAILEIRTKTLIFQTKHKLDFTPMGIDSRGKVVLGYTEMELCMRGSGYQFIHAADMMHCADNHVRMIKTGESGMTVFRLLTKNGGWVWVQANARLVYKGGRPDFIIARQRALVNAEGEEHLRQRRMQLPFSFTTGEAVLYDTCPMLDMTNLKDTNGVTQKTLVPSSILDSMQKQDKSIYHQDTKPQFTEDDAFTDSWALFNVPNHTVQDETVNEEDTVGSMIDTLEQLAHNGDLCTALQQMEVDTADLKEWENALLRMTKDSNGNDKPLSLDEILTNDIFSYVEDALYKDNNTCCLSQPNTIKTDPFGGHSATTVHSGCDFTHYNFDSEGADKNDLKADRKLNSIAVTGQQMDRIVGTDATMGNKVPWYSDKSSQDHLNNSSHSEQTGLFTRDSKVSQLITQTEMHLGLKVTQNIFNIVPFNGWGPPKPTENGRTSKLESTESYCQFASYPTNNAKNPQMNHVPNHIHKLSQTTTNLWNNMSTGDHNLSLTPSKNCVSSIINCSNLSKFPQQSQIQAWQNASPEQPCASLVKNRLASEGCYHTLETPGFPPADLLPEISQSCNDKHINFISNVYQSPQNGLSSKECSPLSSCMFENHSPLSTNADQQHPQAQAVTISSCSKSTLPINQSPPQASCYFQWACSEPLVGTSSIPQEDTCISPPSCQIGPGIATLDSHSVFQRYLDCNGHV encoded by the exons CCACCATGAAGAAAAACAGTTCGGAGTTTCTCACAGTGAACGGTTTAGACACAAGCAAAATGGATACCATGGGCTTCTCAGAGGGGGACCTTCTCCTTCAG GCTCTAAATGGTTTTGTACTGGTGGTCACTGCAGAGGGTTATGTCTTCTACACGTCACCAACCATTCAGGACTACCTGGGCTTCCATCAG TCTGATATGATCCACCAGAGTGTGTTTGAGTTCATCCACATAGACGACAGAGCCATGTTCCGAAGGCAACTGCATTTTGCCCTGAACCCAACGCTATTAAACGTGGAAGCTGATG GTACCCAGAACAGCAGTGACATCACACGGAATATTGTAACCTACGACCCACAGCACATACCACCCGAAAACTCATCTTTCCTAGAGAGGAGCTTTGTATGTCGCTTCCGATGCCTCCTGGACAACTCATCTGGGTTTCTG AAACTGAACTTTCAAGGAAGGTTGAAGTTCCTGCTTGGCCAGAATAGGAAGGCTGAGGATGGTTCTCTAGTCCAGCCTCAGCTTTCTCTTTTTGCCATTGCCACTCCTGTTCAGCCATCAGCTATTCTGGAGATCCGTACTAAGACACTAATATTTCAGACCAAGCATAAACTGGACTTTACTCCTATGGGGATTGACTCCAG GGGCAAAGTTGTGTTGGGTTACACAGAAATGGAGCTGTGCATGAGGGGGTCTGGATATCAGTTCATTCATGCAGCGGATATGATGCACTGTGCCGATAATCACGTTAGAA TGATAAAGACAGGTGAGAGTGGAATGACAGTTTTCCGACTTTTAACCAAGAATGGAGGATGGGTTTGGGTGCAGGCAAATGCCAGGCTTGTGTACAAAGGAGGACGTCCTGACTTCATTATTGCTCGTCAGCGTGCCCTAGT GAATGCGGAAGGAGAGGAGCATTTGCGCCAGAGGAGAATGCAGCTTCCCTTCAGCTTCACCACAGGAGAAGCAGTGCTTTATGATACCTGTCCGATGCTTGACATGACAAATCTCAAAGACACAAATGGAGTTACCCAGAAGACCTTGGTTCCAAGCTCAATCCTTGATTCTATGCAAAAACAGGACAAGTCCATCTATCATCAGGACACCAAACCTCAATTTACAGAAGATGATGCCTTCACGGATAGTTGGGCTCTCTTCAATGTGCCCAATCATACTGTGCAAGATGAAACTGTGAATGAGGAGGACACTGTTGGGTCCATGATCGACACCTTGGAACAGTTGGCTCACAATGGCGATCTGTGCACAGCTCTTCAGCAAATGGAAGTGGACACGGCCGATctgaaagagtgggaaaatgcCCTTTTGAGGATGACCAAAGATAGTAATGGTAATGACAAACCACTTAGTCTGGATGAAATTCTCACCAATGACATATTCTCCTATGTGGAGGATGCCTTATACAAGGACAACAATACGTGTTGTCTTTCACAACCAAACACCATCAAAACTGATCCATTTGGAGGACATTCGGCAACTACAGTGCATTCAGGTTGTGATTTCACACATTACAACTTCGACAGCGAAGGAGCagacaaaaatgatttaaaggCTGATAGAAAACTGAACTCTATCGCTGTGACTGGGCAACAAATGGACAGAATTGTTGGTACAGATGCTACCATGGGAAACAAAGTCCCATGGTATTCAGATAAATCATCCCAGGATCACCTGAATAACTCATCCCACTCAGAACAGACTGGCCTGTTCACACGTGATAGCAAAGTCTCACAGCTGATCACCCAGACTGAGATGCATCTGGGATTAAAAGTGACACAAAATATATTCAACATTGTTCCTTTCAATGGTTGGGGGCCACCGAAACCCACTGAGAATGGCAGAACATCCAAGCTGGAAAGTACAGAATCCTACTGCCAGTTTGCGTCCTACCCTACTAATAACGCTAAAAATCCACAAATGAACCATGTACCAAATCATATTCACAAACTAAGCCAAACAACTACAAATCTTTGGAACAATATGAGTACAGGGGACCATAATCTCTCCTTGACCCCATCCAAAAACTGTGTCTCCTCTATCATAAACTGCTCAAATCTCTCAAAATTCCCCCAACAAAGCCAGATCCAAGCTTGGCAAAATGCATCACCAGAGCAGCCCTGTGCCAGCCTAGTCAAGAACAGACTTGCATCTGAGGGCTGTTATCATACTTTGGAGACCCCTGGATTCCCTCCAGCTGATCTTCTGCCTGAGATCTCTCAGAGCTGCAATGATAAACATATCAACTTCATCAGTAATGTGTACCAGTCACCACAGAATGGACTGTCATCTAAAGAGTGTTCACCGCTCAGCAGCTGCATGTTCGAGAACCACTCTCCACTAAGTACAAACGCAGATCAGCAGCATCCACAAGCACAGGCTGTGACCATCTCATCATGTAGCAAGAGTACATTACCCATCAACCAGAGTCCACCGCAAGCATCCTGTTACTTTCAATGGGCGTGCAGTGAGCCTCTGGTGGGCACGTCATCGATTCCACAAGAGGATACTTGCATCAGTCCTCCGTCGTGCCAGATAGGACCAGGCATTGCTACTCTCGACAGTCACAGTGTCTTCCAGAGATACCTTGACTGCAATGGACACGTATag